CAGCAATATTCTTGTCAGAGCTCCCTCCTTCCTGCATTGACTCCTTAGCTTTCTTCATCAACCTTGTAGCATTCCTCCTGTAGTCCTCCTTCCTGTCACCATCCATCACCTCCCGGATGCATCTCTCTACCTCTTCCCTTTGTAAGATGCCGCTCTTGTCCAGCTGCACTCGCACGCCCATGCCCCACAAGCTCTCCACATACTTTGAaatggttggttggtcagccCAATGTGGCATTGCCACAAGCGGTACGCCATTAACAATTGCCTCCAATGTCGAGTTCCATCCACAGTGCGACAAGAAACAACCTACATATAAATATTTGGTGCcaggtaaaaaaaaacttgcatttaGCTATTGTTGTCTACTACTTATTCACTAGTCTTTTGTATACTTTTTGTTATCaagattaatataatttgaGTTCTTGGTTAGTTCCAATACCTGTGGCCTTGTGAGCAAGCACCTCCAGCTGGGGGCAAAAGGGAACAATTAGTCCTCTCTTCTCACACTTTTTTCGGAGTTGGACAGATAACTTGTGCTCCTCATTGGACCTGACAACCCAAAGGAATGGCTTGCCGGAGTTGCAAAGGCCATTGCCGAGCTCCTCCAGCTTGGCTACGTCGAAGGTGGAGACTGTCCCGTACGACACAAGGACGACAGAGCGAGGAGGTTGCTTGTCCAGCCATTCCATGCATGGCACGGTGCTCCTGAAGAGATTGAACCCGTATGCTGTGTTCGACCGCAGCCGGCCGTCGTCGAGGTAGAACGAAGGCAATGACGGGCCGATCGTCTTCGCGCGCCATGTCGACTCCATGTATGCTGCCTCCTGCTCATTTTAATTTCCcaagaaaaatgtgtaacaATTTTGCAATACAATGATCATCTATGGTAATcgctccgtttcatattataagttgtttaacTTTATTCTAGTCAGATTTATTTAAGTTTGTtcgagtttatagaaaaatataaaagtaatttcaacacaaaacaaacatattatcaaaatatatttaatgttagagttaatgaaactattttgatattttatatgttgATAATTTTTGTACGAGCTATATCAAATttaacaaagtttgactagaaaaaagtcaaacgatttataatatgaaactaaTGGAGTATGTTTGGATGGAAGCACACTTCTTCATTTTAGGAGGATGGGAACTGATCcctcccgcacggaaaacggagcgatccattagcacgtgactAATTaagtacttcatccgtttcataatgtaagaatttctagcatttgcccatattcatatagatgttaatgaatctagacaaataTATGTGTTATTTGTCTAGATtcagtaacatatatatatatatatatatatatatatatatatatatatatatatatatatatatatatatatatatatatatgaatgtagacaatattagaaagtcttacattgtgaaacgaagggagtattagttaattgtttttttcaaaaatggattaagatgatttttaagcaactttcgtatcgaaactttttgcaaaaacatACCATTTAACCGtctaaaaagcgtgcgcgcggaaaacgagaggggAGAGTTGGGAACACCTAGAAACGAACTAAACTATTCGTTGCTCTTTGTTCCCAACCCCTATCTCTCGTGTTCCacacgcacgctttttaaaatgtttttttagaaagtttctatacgaacgTGCTTAAAAGaaccatattaatccatttgtgaaaaaatattagctactacttaattaatcgtgtgCTAATGGATCATTCCGTTTTTCGTGCAGAGGAAATGAGTTCCCAAGCCAGTGAAAGGAACGCAGCTATACCTTTGGCTCGAGGTCAGAGAATGAGTTGAcgagcacgtcgtcgtcgtcctccagtCCGGCGAACTGCTCGATCGACTGCTCACAGAAGGCTGGTGTCAACTCTGGCGCCGCAACGAACGGCGGCACGTCGTCGGGCCCCAGCTCGACGCCAAGCACACCCCGCGCGTACAGACCTCTCGCGTCCGTCGGCGTCACCGGCAgcgccagccgccgcgcgcacACCTCCCCGTAGATGAGGTCGACGGCGCACGGCTGCGACAGGAACGCAGCGGTggccacgccggcggcgcgcgccacgCGGCGCGCCCACGGCAGGTGCGGGTCGTACACCAGCacgcgcgccggccgccccgcgcgcgccTCGGAGAGGAGGAGCTCCGCCAGCGTGCGTGCACCGTGAGCCTCCAGGGTGCGGAGGTACTCCCCGGGGTCCGGGAGCGCGGCCATGCCGCTGGCGTCGTCGAAGCCGTcggagatggcggcgacgcggaaggggtcccccggcggcggcgtggtggagagCACGTACCGCGTGGTGACGAGGGTGGGGCGGAGGCCGTGGTACGCGAGGCGGCGCCCGAACTGGAGCATCGGGTTGGTGTGGCCCTGCGCCGCCGGGAACGGCAACAGGAGCACTTGCCCGCCGttggcgctcgccgccggtgtGCTCATGCTCCCCATGATCTTGTTTTGTGTTGGTTTCTGGTACTGCCATGCGGCGGCTGGTGTGTGTGTTTTGCATCACAAGGATTGTTAATGGATAAATAGGAGTGCAGTGGAGTGACGGCCAAGATTGCTCTCTCCATGGTCCAAATTTGCGGTGTACACTGTTTCAGGGGGTGTCGCCGTGTCGGGAATCGGCACGGCGAACGTGGCATGAAACATGAATTGGACTTGATTTGCAAGTAAAGGGTAATGTTGCACGTGTTGTATCAACATTTTGGTTCGTTATATTTAAAGCTATAAACCACTCCTGCACTATTAAAATCAACAGCCATATTTGAGTAGCTTTTCATATGTGAATCGCAGATGGGCCTTTTTTGGGGCTCATGAGCTAAACGAAAAAGTTTAAGCCCCAACAAATAGTCAGTTTGTTCGTCGTACTTTTCTTTTAGCTATACTAAGCCAAAATTTAATCCAGGTTCGAGTAGTCCTTTCAATTTTGTGAATTACGGATAGGACTTCACCTTACCCTCGAGACTTGAAAGCCACAGAATTTCCTTAAAAAAGGGCACAAGCTTATTAACTACTACATAAAATAAAAGCAAAATAGAACTATATAAAAGCTAAAAAGGTTAGCTTAAAGAACCGATCCTCTTTATTTGGGGTTAGGCTTTTAAGAcgactttttgttttttgttaaTAAGTTAAAGGATTTTAAGGCTTAAGTTTAATGGTAAAATCTTATCTCCATTtcacataagaaaaaaaaaactagttcaACCCAACTTTTTGCTCAACAGTGTAAGGTTGCGTTTGGCACCTAGAGTTGGAAACCCACTCTCCTTATTTTTCGCTTATACGTTTTTCAaattgttaaacggtgtgttttttgaaaaaaaattatatacgaaagttgcttaaaaaattatattgatcctttttttaaaaaaaaagtacggtaggtaatacttaattaatcacacgttaataGATCACTCCGTTTTTTATATGGAAGGGATTTTTTTCATACGGAAGGGATTAGTTTCCATCCCTTAATACCAAAGACAGCCTAGGAGTGACAGCTTTATAAaagccaaacaaaaaaaaatatctgttGGTTTTGATTTTTCAACTTATAGCCTAAAgcctctcaaaaaaaaacttatagcCTAAAGTAAGAGGGCGCCAGTAAATCGGCTTAGGCTGTTTTCGGGAGGAGGTgttgggaacccctcctcccCGGTACGTAAAACGGAGCACGTATTATTGCAcaattaattatgtattaacttttttaaaaaaatagattaatatgattttttaaaacaaactttcgtatataatttttttttaaaaaaaaacacaccgtttagcagtttgaaaaacgtgcgcgtggaaaatgagagaggtgagttgggaaaactGGGATAAGAACTCAGCCTTgggcatgtttagttcgcgaaataaaattttttgggtgtcacatcggacgtttgaccggatgtcggaaggggtttttggacacgaatgaaaaaactaacttcataactcgcctggaaaccacgagacgaatcttttgagcctaattaatccgctatttgcacatgtgggttactgtagcacttatgactaatcatggactaattaggctcaaaagattcatctcgcgatttcccccctaactatgcaattagtttttttttcatctacaTTTAGTGCTTtgtacatgtgtccaaagattagatgtgatgtttttagggaaaacattttgggaactaaacagggggACAAAGTGTGGCAACGTGATGATAAACAAATGATATAGGGATTAATTTCTACtcccaaaaaaactcaacttctataatttgaattttatccCACTAAAACCAACTTCTATTATCCTACCTACCCTcatcacgtaaaacgagaagttttatcccttcaatattttttacctacatataatttttactattttttaattaagaatattttagttattttttatcGCCACTAAATCCATCTTAGAATGGAATGGATTTTTTGGTGGTACGGAGGCACATAATTACGCAGAGGTATCACATCGGCCCTAACGATTGGAGTATTAGTGAAAATCAACCAGCCTCGAGGCAGCGGCAGTGTGTTGTTTGCAGGCGAGAAAGTCAGAGCCCCTTCTCTGCTTCCTTGCTCTTTCCCCTTCTCTGCAGCCTTCTGTCCGTCATGGAGCCCATTTCCTCTCCGCTTCCTTTGGCAACACCAATACACGAACAGAGCATCACCAAGCACACAAACAGAGCAATGCTAATTAATAGCAGTAATGCTACAGATATTAATCCGAGTTCTCTAAATCCTGGGCTATTGAAAATACGGAATTGTATACAGAGAATGTCCGAGCCTATAGGTATATTTTTCAGAAGAAATCTCTATAGGTGAACTGTGAATCCAAAAATAGCACTCAATTGATCCACGTCAGCAACGAAAGCTGAACCGTctgatggagaaaaaaaagcagGAAGCCGTAGGATTGGATCAATGAAAAATAGTAAAGCTGGATTTTTTCTGGAACTTTCCAGTGCCTGCCTCACATGTGTGAgagcaaagaaaataaaaaaaaatacatagggAATAGAACTAGCAATAGAACTATGAAAATATAAAAGGCTTTCCAAGCAATCTACAGTCCCACTCTGCATATGACTGTAGAAAGATTTACAAAATTCAGAAAACAAAAGGCAAAACCACTACCTAATTTTGGTATAATCTGAAAattagtcaaaaaaaaagtatgcatTGTACTTTTTAAGTCCCTATGATTAAGGCATAGTTCTATTTCTCAACTTCAAACTTCAACTTCCTCGTTGTCCGTTAGcaagcttttcaaactgttaaatgatatttttttgcaaaaaatttatatatagaagttatttaaaaaaaatcaaataaacctaattttcaagtttataattattgatacttaattaatcatgtgctaatgtgaTTTCTCGTTTTGCATGCGTCAAAA
This window of the Oryza sativa Japonica Group chromosome 4, ASM3414082v1 genome carries:
- the LOC136351064 gene encoding UDP-glycosyltransferase 79, with translation MGSMSTPAASANGGQVLLLPFPAAQGHTNPMLQFGRRLAYHGLRPTLVTTRYVLSTTPPPGDPFRVAAISDGFDDASGMAALPDPGEYLRTLEAHGARTLAELLLSEARAGRPARVLVYDPHLPWARRVARAAGVATAAFLSQPCAVDLIYGEVCARRLALPVTPTDARGLYARGVLGVELGPDDVPPFVAAPELTPAFCEQSIEQFAGLEDDDDVLVNSFSDLEPKEAAYMESTWRAKTIGPSLPSFYLDDGRLRSNTAYGFNLFRSTVPCMEWLDKQPPRSVVLVSYGTVSTFDVAKLEELGNGLCNSGKPFLWVVRSNEEHKLSVQLRKKCEKRGLIVPFCPQLEVLAHKATGCFLSHCGWNSTLEAIVNGVPLVAMPHWADQPTISKYVESLWGMGVRVQLDKSGILQREEVERCIREVMDGDRKEDYRRNATRLMKKAKESMQEGGSSDKNIAEFAAKYSN